In the genome of Mangifera indica cultivar Alphonso chromosome 9, CATAS_Mindica_2.1, whole genome shotgun sequence, the window TGTATTAAGGTATACTCCCTATAAAAGGTACAATAGAAAACACACAACCAATTAAGTATTTCAATATCAGTGCAAGTCTAAAAGAGATTAAACCACACAAGTAAATAACAAAGCCATGTGAAACAATTACACAGATGGAGAGAGAAATTAAAGCACCTTTAGCAACTGAAGATCTTTCTTCAACTCAGGAGTTATAGTTGCCGCAGGCATGTCAAACCTAAAATTCCCATGGCACAACAGAAAATACATCGATCAAACCAACAAACGAACCACAAAACATCAAACCCACAAAATTTGACACTGTCATACAAAATATACCAGCTAGTCCCAGCTGTATCTTTCACTTGTTTTTTGAGTAACTTGTTTAGCATTTTTGGATTGTTGGGTGGCACAAAAAGCCCATCAACAAGCTCTGTATTGGGTCTCCAAAGCGTGCTAACTTCAGGCTGACTTTGTGATCGATGTAAACCTTTGCCGCCAACATGAGAATCGGTTTTCGCAGTGGATGACAGAATTGGCACCTTTGGCTGCCATGAAAGACCAATAACTGGCTTGCTTTCTTTCATTCTATGAGTCTAAATCGAACCCAACTAGCTTATCTCTGTTTATAGTGAATATAAAacgaaaaaatattaaacataaaataataataagtaaacTTTCAGCACTGAAGCTTCACTTGTAGATTTTGAAGCTCAATCGGTGGAATTATTAGTCATACAACTTTGTAAAGGTTTCACCATGCAGAACAACTGTATTCCTAGCATATTTTAACTAATtgaacaaatcaagataaagAATTAAGTTCTATGAACTCACTGATATCAAAGGTTCGCTGGGGCAGGCCGTGTGAATGCCGATGGCGACTTGTTTTAGAGATCAGGGATTTAGGGTTTTTCTCTTGCCCTATCATACAGTCTACTTCTTTctatttaaaattcttaaatttttagaCTAAATTAGAAAGTTTCCACGAGGTTTAGGTAAATTCGTTTCAgcctactaaattttataaactacaAATCCCCACCCAAAATCTAACTTAAAAAACTCTTAAACAAAATCAGAAAAGAAGACGATAATATCGAACACATTGTACATGCATAATCTCAGATCTTCCTAATGACCAAATTATCAATAGAATTCGAACAAATTTACACTGATGCCACTCACGTTTCAATAACGGcctcaaatttgttttttttctgattcataatttaatttattttaaaatattttaattcgaCAGAAACTCAGCATTGATTCTAATACATCTGTTCTATGTgatgtgttttttttaattcaaagttgATGTCTTGATTAGTTGCAGTCACCATGAAACTTCTAGCTCAAGGTTTAAAGCTTTCAGAGCTCCTCTTTGGATAAAGTTTGTGCACTTGAATCCTGGGGTTTTGATCATCAGTTTCATAGCTTACTTGAAGAATCAGTGTCTGggtttttatcaattttcaattttgaaatctGGTGAGTGGTGCCTTGACAGGTGACTCTACAGTCTACcttagatttttcaattcaatatttCTTTTAGAAGCTTGTTGCTCCCACTATTCTTTTTTCATCCGTTCtgtttttatttccttttgttGTTGCATTCGTTTAATTTGGATATCTACACTCTTTGGATTTGTACATCACTTCGCTTGATCTATccttaaaatttatcaaaagcATTGCAGGGTCATCTTTTTTTTCCTGCTAGTCACAATCGCATCGCTGCCAGTGCCCAATTGAATTATTGTCCTGTTGGTTGTATTTTCCCTAGTTTTGTTTGCCACAAAAATGCAGAAGTAATCATGTTTGATGTATTTTAGTGATAGACATCAATGTCATTTTTATGTTGCCTCCCTCTTCTTGAGTGTGTGTATTGCCTGGCATGTGCCCGATGGGCGTGGAAGCGATGTCTCCACTCAGCTGGTCATGACAGTGAAACTTGGGGAGCTGCAACTGCTGAAGAATTTGAGCCTGTTCCTCGCCTATGTCGATATATCTTAGCTGTCTATGAAGACGAT includes:
- the LOC123225771 gene encoding rRNA-processing protein fcf2-like, whose translation is MKESKPVIGLSWQPKVPILSSTAKTDSHVGGKGLHRSQSQPEVSTLWRPNTELVDGLFVPPNNPKMLNKLLKKQVKDTAGTSWFDMPAATITPELKKDLQLLKLRNAFDPKRHYNKGDSKSKTLPKYFQVGTVIEPATEFFSSRLNKKERKASLADELLSDPNLVQYRKRKVREIEELNRPAGNEKWKIKGRQSQKRAKQRRH